The Humulus lupulus chromosome 4, drHumLupu1.1, whole genome shotgun sequence genome has a window encoding:
- the LOC133831814 gene encoding uncharacterized protein LOC133831814 — translation MLRGLKLFSKTSGLCPNASKSAVYCHGMLESDVNRVLETSSYTRSYLPFRYLGIPIFSKKISAAECTSILEKMTGKIRLWSTRNLSYMGRATLINSVLISIHSYWAQLMILPKKLLRDVEALCRSFLWKGSSDTHSHGLIAWDHLCLSKTAGGLGFRRILDWNEAAIGKYVWDIAKKKDNLFVKWINSVYIANRSWWDYSCPLDCSWYWKRIVAVKERFKHKVSLGSFLSQQYSIKRGLELMSVPGSKVSWNKFVWDRLITPKHRFIMWLVMWERLNTKDRIIKYNSSLDSICLLCGEADECIEHLFFQCLYSRKCLSAIKNWLNWHTQSINLVRLLKWISHAKASSIYKSMLMTILAATVYHIWRARNDVL, via the coding sequence ATGCTGAGAGGTTTGAAGCTATTCTCTAAAACTTCAGGTTTATGTCCTAATGCATCTAAGTCTGCGGTTTACTGTCATGGCATGCTTGAATCTGATGTGAATCGGGTACTTGAAACATCTAGCTATACTCGCAGTTATCTTCCATTCCGTTATCTTGGCATACCAATTTTCTCTAAGAAGATTTCTGCAGCTGAATGTACCAGTATCCTTGAGAAAATGACTGGAAAAATTCGGCTATGGAGTACCAGGAACCTTTCTTATATGGGGAGAGCTACGTTGATTAATTCAGTTCTAATCTCCATCCATTCTTACTGGGCACAGCTTATGATTTTACCCAAAAAATTACttagagatgttgaagcactctgtCGATCTTTCCTTTGGAAAGGGTCCTCGGATACTCATAGTCATGGCCTAATTGCATGGGATCACCTCTGTTTATCAAAAACAGCAGGGGGCTTAGGCTTTAGACGAATTCTTGATTGGAATGAGGCTGCCATAGGGAAATATGTTTGGGATATTGCCAAGAAAAAAGATAATCTATTTGTCAAATGGATTAATAGTGTTTACATAGCAAACAGGAGTTGGTGGGATTATTCTTGCCCTCTGGATTGCAGCTGGTATTGGAAACGTATAGTTGCTGTGAAAGAACGTTTCAAGCATAAAGTTTCACTTGGCTCCTTCTTATCTCAGCAATATAGTATCAAAAGAGGATTAGAGCTGATGAGTGTTCCTGGCAGTAAAGTTTCTTGGAACAAGTTTGTTTGGGATAGACTAATTACTCCTAAACATAGATTCATCATGTGGTTAGTCATGTGGGAGAGATTGAATACAAAGGATCGTATCATCAAATACAACTCATCTCTAGATTCGATATGCCTACTTTGTGGGGAAGCAGATGAATGCATTGAGCATCTTTTTTTCCAGTGCCTGTATAGCAGAAAGTGTCTCAGTGCCATTAAAAATTGGCTCAACTGGCATACACAATCCATTAATCTGGTGCGCTTGCTGAAATGGATTTCCCATGCTAAGGCATCAAGTATATACAAGAGCATGCTGATGACTATACTTGCCGCTACTGTGTATCATATTTGGAGGGCAAGGAATGATGTCCTTTGA